A portion of the Bacteroidota bacterium genome contains these proteins:
- a CDS encoding glycosyl transferase: MILLAFLVAAFVSALLTRRFCDPDSNLHLLDLPNARSLHTRPTPRSGGIALLAGVGAALPLLAVGGWLGPAAACVLPAAVPVAVVSFLDDRSGVGVRWRFAVHLAAALGLIVLVG; the protein is encoded by the coding sequence TTGATCCTCCTTGCATTCCTGGTCGCAGCCTTCGTGTCGGCGCTGCTGACCCGTCGCTTCTGCGATCCCGATTCGAACCTGCATCTGCTCGATCTGCCGAACGCCCGTTCGCTGCATACGCGTCCGACGCCGCGCAGCGGCGGCATCGCGCTGCTCGCCGGCGTCGGGGCGGCACTGCCGCTGCTCGCCGTCGGCGGCTGGCTCGGGCCGGCTGCGGCCTGCGTGCTGCCGGCGGCGGTGCCGGTGGCGGTCGTGTCGTTTCTGGATGATCGCAGCGGTGTGGGCGTGCGGTGGCGCTTCGCCGTGCATCTGGCGGCAGCGCTGGGGCTGATCGTGCTGGTCGGG